A stretch of DNA from Nitrospirota bacterium:
CTCGATGCTAAGGGCGGCCAGAATTGCAAAACCCTCTAACGTCAAAAGGTCGTCTTTAGTAATTAATGACACGGCTATGCCGGGAAGCTTTGCCTTATCATATACTTCAAGGGTGCCAATCAGTGAGCTGCCTGTCTTAAGAGGTACAACGGCCATAGAGCGAATCATCAACTGCAGCACTCGCAGCTCATTTGGCAGTGCACTGGTATCATCTATAAGAAGCGCCTGATTTTTTTTTAGAACCTGTGAGAACACCTCCTCGCCGACCTTCTGTGCCAATATACTTAAAACGCCCTGCGCAAGACCATAGGATGCCTTTATCGTGTAACCGGTGCGTCCCTTTAACCGGATGGCACAGCCGTTAACATTGGCAAGGGATGTGACTGTTTTGCAGATAGTATCAAGGAGCTTATCGAGGTCAGAGACGGAACCTGTTTGTCTTGCAAAATCAAAAAGACAAAGGAGTCTCTCAGCCTTTATAAAAGGTTTGTAGTGAAGTAACAGTTCAGGGTCGTTAAACCCTGACAATTGCCTTTGTGCCGTCTCAGTGAGCAATTTTTATTCCCGCAGGCGTTCCTCTTTAGTTCCCTCTACTGTCCGCCCTTTAAGAATCTTACGGCATCCTCAGGAGATGTGGGATTAATATAGAATCCGGAGCCCCACTCAAACCCTGCCATTTTCGTAAGTTTAGGGAATATTTCTATATGCCAGTGGTAGTAGTGGTTTTCCTCGGCATTTAGCGGAGATGTGTGAATTACGAAATTATACGGCGGGACATCCAAAATTTTATCAAGCATCTTAAGTGTTGTCTGCATTATTTCAGCAAGAGCTGCAAAGGAGTTTTCTTTGGGTCTGAAAGAGGATTCGTGGTTTTTTGGCATTATCCACATTTCAAAAGGCACGCGCGGCGCATAGGCTGAAAGCGTTATATATAAATCATTTTCACACACAACACGTTTGTTCATATGTTTTTCCTGCTCTATAAGATCGCAGTATATGCACTTTTCCATAAAATCAAAATACTTCTTTGAAGAGTCCAGCTCCTCCTGCACTCTTTTGGGCACAATAGGGAGAGCGATTAGTTGGCTGTGCGTATGTTCAAGAGTTGAACCAGCAGATTCTCCCTCGTTTTTATAAATTAAAATGTACTGAAACCTGTGGTCTTTCTTTAAGTCTGTCAGGCGGGAGTAAAAAGCCCACAAAACGTCCTCTGCAGACTTTGAGGGCATTGTAGCCAGAGAGAGCTCGTGGCTGGGGGTCTCTACGATTACCTCATGGGCTCCGATACCGTTCATCCGCCCAAAAATGTGCTCACCTGCCCTTTCCAGCTCTCCTTCTATCTGCAGTGCCGGGAACTTGTTGGGTACTACTCGCAGTGTCCAATCAGAGGGACCAGTCTTTTGTGAGCCTCTGAAGGCGAGAATCTCATTTGGGGTTGTGTACTCATGTCCCGGACAGAAAGGACAAAATCCGGATAGTTTTTTCCGCCTCGATGAGGGGGACATGAAATCAGAGGGTCTCTTGCCCCTTTCCGTTGATATTATAACCCAACGCCCTATTATAGGGTCTTTTCTTAACTCTGACATTTAAGCCTCCTGTTTATTTAATATGTTTGCTTTGAATATTTTTTATTCTTAGCCTGCTTTATATCAAAACAGCCTTTTATCTGTCTATATTAAAATCTTTTAAAAAACCATCCCTTTCCATTACTATAAAATAGTCAGGGTATTGTATCATAAATAAAGAAAAGTTTAACATGAAAACAACATTTTTTTGTAAACAGATAAATAATCCTTTTGAGGACCCCTCGGTATATGTCAGGCTGAGGTGCCAAAGGCACACTTTTCTCTTTGATTGCGGTGACATATCTGCACTTCAGCCAGCGGAGATATTAAAAATAGCCACAATTTTTGTCACTCATATGCACATTGACCACTTTATTGGCTTTGACCTAATCCTGCGGCTTGTGCTTGGACGTGATATGCCGCTTACCATCTACGGCCCGGAGGGAATAATTTACGCAGTGGAGAGTAAGCTAAAGGGCTTTACATGGAATCTGATTAAAGAATATCCAATTAAAATAGAAGTATTTGAAATTACAGGAAATTCAATGTCTCACGCCAGTTTTTATGCCGAATCCGGATTTGAGAAAATTCAACGGCCTGACTTACCCTTTAAAAGGACTATTTATAATGAGGATGGAATTACGGTTAATGCAGAGATTTTTGACCACGGGATACCGGTTGCCGGTTATTCGATGAGTGAGGAAAACCATATAAACATAAATAAGGATGAACTCTTAAGACGTGGATTTGAAACAGGTCCGTGGCTGACTGGATTCAAAAAAGCAATCAGAAACGGTAGCAACGACTATAGGGTAACCCACAGCGGTAAAACATACACCAAAGATGATCTTAACAGTCTTGTTATGATAACGGAGGGCCAGAAGATTTCATACATCACAGACATTGCCCCAACTGATGAAAACATAAGCAGAGCCATCGAGCTTGCCCGCAACTCGGACATCCTCTACATCGAGGCCTTTTTTTTGAAAGAAGACCACGAGCGGGCATTTAAAAGGAACCACCTGACTACAGCCCATGCCGGTCACATTGCTAAAGCTGCCGGAGCAAAGCATATTGAATTAATTCATATTTCGCCTAAGTACACAGGCCTGTACAGTAAGGCAGAGTCGGAGGTGTTGGAGATGTTAGAAGAAAGCAAGGAATAATCCGCTAGTTTATTCTCATCCAGTTTTCCAAGTATTTCAGCCAATTTTTGGAGTACATGATACTCTATAGGTACTGTCTAAGTCAAAAATTTATTTAAACTCCAGCGTATAACCTATTGAACGTTTTATGAGTTTCTGTGTGCACAACTATATGGAACGAATCTCTACAAACATATATAGAACCCTATCTCTTTTACTATGTTATGGGAATTTCGGCTTTTGCACCTACTACCCCACCCACCCCTTTTGCTTTTTGACGGCAACAATGCCGTGCAGGACAAGTGTTTGTACAGATAGTTAATGACTGCCAACGCATCCTTAAACGCTATAGTCCTCCATCAATCTGTGCTTGAGGCGGAACCCTATGTTGTTGTTTCTGTTGTCGGGGGTGTTGTTGTTCCGGTTGGAACATCGCACATTCTGGGGGCGGCGGCCCCACTACCACCACGATCAACACGGTAGCCGCCACTTACACTACTCGTCCATTGCCACACATTTCCCAACATATCATACAACCCATAATTGTTCGCCTTAAAACTACCCACTGGGGATGTTACCGCATATCCATTCATCACAATTAAATAATGCCCAATCGAAATTAAATACTCTTTTAGCAGTTTTATCATAAACATTAGCATAACGACAGGCATCCTCTTCTCTGTCCCAATAAGTATCTTTCCCTGTTCCTGCCTTACAGACACTCTCAAACTCTCCTTCTGTTGGTAAACTATAATTCTTACCTGTTTTACCCGACAACCATCTCACAAATTCATCTGCATCATCTGCTGATACCATCACTACCGGTTGATTATCTCCATTCAAGAATTACCCTTATAGTCTTTACTGTCATGACTTGGTTTAAACTTCCTGTACTGTGCATTTGTTACTACATATTTCCCCATATATACACCATTCGGTAACTTCACAAACTCCATACCCGTTACAGTATCGGTATACGAAGCACCACCTGTTGTTACACTCTCTTGCTTTGGGC
This window harbors:
- the galT gene encoding galactose-1-phosphate uridylyltransferase; its protein translation is MSELRKDPIIGRWVIISTERGKRPSDFMSPSSRRKKLSGFCPFCPGHEYTTPNEILAFRGSQKTGPSDWTLRVVPNKFPALQIEGELERAGEHIFGRMNGIGAHEVIVETPSHELSLATMPSKSAEDVLWAFYSRLTDLKKDHRFQYILIYKNEGESAGSTLEHTHSQLIALPIVPKRVQEELDSSKKYFDFMEKCIYCDLIEQEKHMNKRVVCENDLYITLSAYAPRVPFEMWIMPKNHESSFRPKENSFAALAEIMQTTLKMLDKILDVPPYNFVIHTSPLNAEENHYYHWHIEIFPKLTKMAGFEWGSGFYINPTSPEDAVRFLKGGQ
- a CDS encoding ribonuclease Z, which gives rise to MKTTFFCKQINNPFEDPSVYVRLRCQRHTFLFDCGDISALQPAEILKIATIFVTHMHIDHFIGFDLILRLVLGRDMPLTIYGPEGIIYAVESKLKGFTWNLIKEYPIKIEVFEITGNSMSHASFYAESGFEKIQRPDLPFKRTIYNEDGITVNAEIFDHGIPVAGYSMSEENHININKDELLRRGFETGPWLTGFKKAIRNGSNDYRVTHSGKTYTKDDLNSLVMITEGQKISYITDIAPTDENISRAIELARNSDILYIEAFFLKEDHERAFKRNHLTTAHAGHIAKAAGAKHIELIHISPKYTGLYSKAESEVLEMLEESKE
- a CDS encoding SUMF1/EgtB/PvdO family nonheme iron enzyme, with translation MPVVMLMFMIKLLKEYLISIGHYLIVMNGYAVTSPVGSFKANNYGLYDMLGNVWQWTSSVSGGYRVDRGGSGAAAPRMCDVPTGTTTPPTTETTT
- a CDS encoding SUMF1/EgtB/PvdO family nonheme iron enzyme, coding for MMVSADDADEFVRWLSGKTGKNYSLPTEGEFESVCKAGTGKDTYWDREEDACRYANVYDKTAKRVFNFDWALFNCDEWICGNIPSG